The genome window CGAATTGGAGGAAATGCCGTAAATGCTGCCGCGATTGCTGCCATAAAAATCGAAAAAGTTTTGCGGCGTAAACTGTTGTTCTGTTTGAATATGCGCTTCAACATCGATGCCGTTTTCGCGCAGCTTTTTGAGCACGATCCGGCGCATCCGCTCTGATTCAATCGCCCAATCCTGCCCGGCGAGATACGGCATATTCAGCAGCACAAACCAGTTTTCACAGCCCTTCGGCGCGTGTCCCGCATCGCTTTTGGAAGTGATGGCGATGTAAATTGTGGGATCATCCGGGGCACGTTTTTCATCAAAAATTTGTTTGAATTCCAATGCGTAATCGCCGGAAAACAGGATATTATGATGCGCCAGTTGCGGAAATTCCCGACCAACGCCCCACATAAACACCATCCCGGAAAGCGACGGCTCCAGCCGGTTCAGCGATTGCCGCCGTCCGGAAAATCCGTCGATGAGCGTGTTGTGTGCGGTCACCTCGTCCGCGTTGCACACGGCAAAATCTGCCGGCACAAATTCGCCATTCACGCGAATGCCGCGCAATTGACCACCGTCGTGCTCGATTTTTTCTACCGGCGAGGAAAAGTGCATTTCCACACCCAAAAATTCCGCCAGTGAAACCAGTTGTTCTGCCAGCCGATACATCCCGCCTTCTATATAAAAAGCACCCAAACCGTGCTCCACATACGGAATCACATTTAGCGTGGCGGGCGCTTTGTATGGATTGGAGCCATTGTAAGTGGCAAAGCGGTCAAACAATTGCTGAATGCGGTGATCGCCAAAATAACGGGCGACACTACTATGCACGGTTTTCAGCGGATCGATTTGCGGAAATCTCAGTAACGTTGCCATGTCCAGTTCGCTGAACAAATGGCGCATTTCGTGCACCGGCGTTTGCAGAAAAATATTGCCGGTGATGTCGTAAATCCGCTCCGCGTAATCCAGAAATTTGGGATAATTATTGGCGTCTGACTCGGAGAAGCGGCGCATTTCCTGCTGCATTTGCGCCACATTTTCGCTGGCGTCCAGTTGCGAACCGTCGTTCCAAAAATAGCGGCAAATCGGGTCGAGATTACGGAAAGTGAGGTGCGATTCGCGATTCTCACCAACAGATGCAAACAAATGATCGATCACAAACGGCATCGTTAGCACCGATGGTCCGGTGTCAAAACGATAGCCATTTGCAGAAAATTCGCCCATTTTTCCGCCGGGAACCGGATTTTTTTCGAACAACTGGACACGAAATCCCTGCTTCGCAAGCCGGATGGCTGCGCTCAATCCGCCCAATCCACTGCCGATAATTACTACTTCCTGATTCACAGTTGCTCCTGTTTTAATCCGCTAATTGATTTACGGATTCGACCATTGTATCGGATTTTGCCGCTGCTTTTTGTTTAAAGAATTCGAACAACAGAACATTGAACAGCACCAGCGATATCCCATACCCAAAATCTTCCACCGGAATGGTGAAAATGCGAAAATCCAGTTGAA of Calditrichia bacterium contains these proteins:
- the crtI gene encoding phytoene desaturase, translated to MNQEVVIIGSGLGGLSAAIRLAKQGFRVQLFEKNPVPGGKMGEFSANGYRFDTGPSVLTMPFVIDHLFASVGENRESHLTFRNLDPICRYFWNDGSQLDASENVAQMQQEMRRFSESDANNYPKFLDYAERIYDITGNIFLQTPVHEMRHLFSELDMATLLRFPQIDPLKTVHSSVARYFGDHRIQQLFDRFATYNGSNPYKAPATLNVIPYVEHGLGAFYIEGGMYRLAEQLVSLAEFLGVEMHFSSPVEKIEHDGGQLRGIRVNGEFVPADFAVCNADEVTAHNTLIDGFSGRRQSLNRLEPSLSGMVFMWGVGREFPQLAHHNILFSGDYALEFKQIFDEKRAPDDPTIYIAITSKSDAGHAPKGCENWFVLLNMPYLAGQDWAIESERMRRIVLKKLRENGIDVEAHIQTEQQFTPQNFFDFYGSNRGSIYGISSNSPMAAFKRPANRSREINGLYFAGGSSHPGGGIPLVMLSGKMCARLIAEAAGASAEAAPVAEAVA